The nucleotide sequence TTATGCTTTTAAACGAATTGCACACGTGCACGTAAATCCTAAGATTCAACAATTATGGATAGGATAGGAGGGGTGCATAGTCGAAACTGATTGAACTGGGGTAGGCGGCTCTTGCGGCGGTCAGATCAGGGTTACGTGGCTGGGAACAGTAGATCATATAAGGATCAAGATTTCAGATACTGAGTGCATTATTCTGTTGTGTTGACCGGCGGGACTTGCATTGGACTTTCTTAGTTTGTTTTACAAATGTCAGGATTTAGTAGGGATAGAAACAATAGGTTGGTTTCCTTAGTTATTAAGCATAAGTTAGGAGTTTCAAAGTCTAAAATCAAGCGGATCTTGTTTCGCAGACAATTCTTATTTCCGGCGGAGAGAAATCCTCGCGGCGGTCCTTGTCGAAATATTTTTTCATTGCCCGGCAGGCATTAATGTCTCTGCTCTTAACGATGGCTTCGTAGTAGAATTCCACAGAATAGCGCAGGACATTCGTGTAGTCTAGGTAGGGGTAGCTGCTGACTAAGCCATGGAGGTTTGCGGTGATTCCGGAGGCTATGGTCGCCTGCTTGCTTATGGATTCCCCTGAGTATTTGGAAATGAAACGAATTTTCTCTACGATCAGGCCTTTGCTCATGTGTTCCCTGATTATGTTGTTTATCTGAGGTTCGACATCATAATTGTATCTCATCAAAAAGTATTTGCAGGCGCACGAGAGAAAATCGGGCACGTTCGTGTATTCGTGCTGCAGCGTGATGTATGACTCGATTGATTCGTACAATTTGCTCGGGAGGGTAATTGTAATTTTTACTGTTGTACTTAATTTCCTATCCATCCATCTTCCTCCGATGAAGGGTTAAATCGTCTTATAGTAAGAAATATGGAACACTTATTTATACTGCCGTCTGTATACAAGAATCATCCTTCTAATAAGAAGGATACAGATATAAGGAGGAAATAGGATTGAGTCTTGTTCAAGCAATATTGACAGATCGTGAAACCGAATATGTCGACAGGATGATTTTGTCGGGGTATTCGAAGTTCCGTGCCGATTTGCTGAGAAAATCGGCGCAGGAATACTGTCTCCTTCATGGAGGCACTAAGGAGGAAAACTAAATGGATTTTGAAGATTTCAGAAAGCAAATATAGCAGATTTGCTCCGAAAAAAGGGAGAGAGTGGTCTGCGCCAGGATTTCCCTGAATCTCCTGGACAGAATCAGGAGGGAAATGGAAGCCCGCCGGTGCGGGACTATGAGCGAATTCGTTGAGGATGCGCTGATCGAAAGGATAGCGAGGTCGGAGTGGGCGGAGCTAAGGGAAGAGGGGATCAATTATGTCGAGTAAGTGTCCCTCCCCTGAATCAACGCCCACAACGAAAATGAATGCAGCCTGTGATATTAAAGGCTCGTCCGGGGCAGACGGCGGCCGTGCCGTGCGCCGGGAGGGCTACGGTGTCCCCTTCTGCGAATCCGAGAATTACCCCGGGTCGGGGGAGGTGGATTGGGGCCTCACGCGCAGCCTGTGGGCCGGGGTCAGTCTCTGCTAGCCGGCAAGGCCTGCCAAAGGCGGGAGGGGGTACCGATGGTTGCGAAGGACCTCCGCGCCGAGCCCGTATACGACGAGAAGGATGGGTTCCGGCTGCTCGTTATCGACCAGGAGACCAAGGACATCAGGCTGCTGGAGCCCTGGGAGATCGAGAAATGGTTCGGGGACAAGAGGGCCGCGGGGATGATGACCTCCTGCCTCTACAACCACAGGAAGGACTGGGAGTATCCCAGCGACATCCATCCCCGCCAGCGCCTGTCGGCTCTCGGAGGGAGGGAGGACTTCAGCGTCCTGGACGGCGACTACGTCATGAGGCTGACCGCCGTTTCCGAGCGCATAATGGGGTACCTGGACAGGCACGTTCGCCTCTGCGGGGACTACGACGCCGAGATCATTGCGACGTTTATCGTCGCGTCCTATTTCATGGACATCTTCGGGTACGCGCCGCGCTTCCTCATCCTGGGGGCGACCAACTCCGGGAAGACGAAGGTCCTCGACATCTGCAGGGGGCTCTGCTACCACGGGAACATGACCGGCGACACTACCGAGGCCTCCATCTTCAGGATGATAGACTAGTTCCGCGTCACGCCCCACCTGGACGAGTTCCAGGACTACGATGCCCCGGCGCAGAGCGGCCTCAGGAAGATCCTCAAGAACGGGATCGTGAGGGGCGCCACCGTCCAGAGGGCGGAGAAGTCGGACGGCGGCCGCATCGAGCCGCAGTCCTACGACATCTTCGCGCCCGTGGTCTACGTGAACCAGGTCGGGGGGAGGTCCATTCCGGAGGAGGTGGCGAACAGGTCGATCTCCATCACCATGGTCCGCAGCGGCGACGCGACCATCCCGATAATCCCCGATTACGGGGAGCTGAGGGAGATCCGCGACGAGCTGTACACCGTCAAATGGCTGTGGATGTCGAACCCGAAGGTCCTGAGGTTCGATGAAATCTACAGGGAAGCTCTCGAGGAGCTCCAGTCTCCGGAGGGTATCGAGATCGACGGGAGAAAGGTGCGCTTTTCGAGCCGCTGCAGGGACATCCTGGGGACGATGTACGCCGCGGCCAAGATGTGCGGGAACGAGAGGGCGGTCCTCCGTTATTTCAGTGAGATGCAGGACGCCAGCGCCAGCGAGGACCGCGACAGTGACATGGGGAGGGCGTTCGCGGCGATGATGGAGGCCCTCAGGTCGCAGGACGAGTTCGCGCTGTTCAGGGGCCGCGAGTACGAGCTCCTCACCAAGGTCACCACCCGCAGCATCGCCAGGAAATTCGAGGAGCTGAAGGCCCTGGACGGCGAGATCGGCCAGTACGAGAGGGTCAAGACGATCGCGGTCACCGAGCTGGTGAAGGCCATGGGCTTCAGGCTGGAGAAGGCGAGCCACAACACGAGGACGATATCCCCGTTCAGGCTGAGGCCCACGTTCATGAACGCCCTAATGAAGTACGGCTCCGAGGAGCAGATCACGGCCTTCGGCGGCGAGCAGGCGGCCGCGCGCGGCCCGAGATGGGCGGCGGGGTTAACGGGTTAACTCCCACGGGGGGTGAATGAGTGGGCAGGAAGAGGGCCACCGGCGAGAGCAACGCCGAGCTCCGCCAGACGGATCTGAAGTCCGTCAGGCTGGGAGGGAAGCCGGGCATAATGGCGGTCAGGCTGTACGAGGCCTTCCAGGAGGTCAATCTCAGCCCCTGCACCCTCGACGTCGACGTCCGCAAGCTGAAGCAGTTCAACAGGTTCTTCGAGGGGCTGTATGAGCGCGGGGCCTGTAAGACGCTGGACCCCCGCCATTTCGACGAGTCCATGGTGACGGAGTTCATGATGTGGATGAAGGGCAGGGAATTGGCCGCGTCCACCCAGGAGAAGTACCTCCAGATACTGGAGCGCTACCTGCGCCTCTTCGGGAACGACGTGATTGGTATTATGCGCGGCAACCCCAGGTACAGGTTCCCGAAATCGCCCCGCGACACGCCGATAGACGCGATGGACAGGGACGAGCTCCAGGAGGTCATAGACGCGACATACAACCTCGTGGGATGGTCGGGGTGGGTGTTCCGCGGGGTCGTCTGCCTGGCCTTCGGCATAGGCGGGAGGCACAAGGAGGTCATCGACGCGGAGGTCCAGGACCTCAGCCTGGCCAGCGAGGACTTCTACGTCCGCCACCCGAAGGGGGAGGGGTCCTGGGGCGTCCCGCAGTGGGTCGACATCATCCGCAAGGACATGCTTCCGTACCTCCAGGAGTTCTGGGACGAGAGGGAGAGGATGCTCGCCGAGACAGGGGTCACCAGCGACTTCCTGTTCGTCAACCCGAGGACAGGCCTCCCCTACTCGGAGAAGTCCATGAGGGCCATCAAGAAGAAGGTAGAGGAGATAAGCGGGGTCCGCTTCAAGATCAAGGACATGCGCTCGACGTTCTGCTCGCTGACGATAAACGATCACATGGAGCGCCTGAACGCCACTTCCGAGCAGATGAGGCACGCCAGCCCCGACATGACTCGCAAGCACTACCTCCGCATCAACAGGAAGCGCGCGATCAAGAACGGGATAGGGGACTCCTGGAAGGAGACGGAGATCAAGTGAAACGGCTTACCGGCTCCGGCCGGGCTTCTTCTTTGAAAGTCTTCATTTTCTTTTTCTTTATATATAATATATAAGTCCGAAGGACCGGAATAAGGATATGCCCCTCGTTTTTTTTTTCGAGGCGGGCGGGGCCGATCTCTCCGCCGGAAATATTAGTGGACAGGGGAAGCGATGTGGTTTTTCGATTCGATGGGATGGATCGGCCGCGGCATTTGAAAGGAGCATATCTGCGTCGGAAACTCATCAAACCAGACCTTGGCTGCTCAAACATCCCGCTTGATGAAATCATTGGTATCTGTCGTAGACGTCGTCCTCCGGATGATACATCGAAGACGGAAGTATCGTGTTGCCGTTTTCATCGATGCGCCCTACCACAGGGGTGACCGAGATATACTTCGCAATGATCTCGTCCTCCCTGGACCTTCTGTCAACGTATGCCTTCAGGACGTCGTTGACAAGATCCTCCAGTTTCTCACCGGATGGCATCAGATCCCTGAGGGAATCGCATAGCGTCGAATCCAGGTATGCGGCCTCTCCAGATTGCATATTGTATCAACCTCCTGACGAGAATAAAAGGCGATCGCCGCATGGTTTCGATGTGGTCGAAGACGATTATAATCAAAAACCGTACTCGTACCCAAGTCTGATGCGGGCCGGCCGTAACTCGAATATCGGATGGTGATTCTTCCCGCCATGCAAATTCCGAATCGGCGGATACGAGAACCATTCCATGGTGGCCCGTCTGATTATGGATGCACGGCCCCATCCGCGGGCGTCCTGCCGCGAGCCACGTTTGACGCGTCTCGAATCTTCCGGGCGATGTCACCGGCACGGATGCAGCCAAGAAGCTCGGAATTTTAATGCACGCGCATTAGGCAGTGTTGGAGGCCTAATGCACCGAGTTTCAGTTCGCTGGCTGTTGTTAACGCGATTCCCGACAGGCCCGCTCCCATCGACAGCCAGCAGTCTTTTTTTTTGAAATCAATAAAAACTGCCGGGAGGCATACAGCTTTTCCTGTCGCAGGGGGCATCCGGCTCCGCCGCCGGCGGACTGGGATGTGCCCGGGTTCCCGGGAAGCCGTCATTGAGGCGGACTGGAGCGGGTCCGGCGGCGCCGATTTGCCGTTAGATTTCTTCCGGTCCGATCTACCAATCAG is from Candidatus Methanomethylophilaceae archaeon and encodes:
- a CDS encoding site-specific integrase; translated protein: MGRKRATGESNAELRQTDLKSVRLGGKPGIMAVRLYEAFQEVNLSPCTLDVDVRKLKQFNRFFEGLYERGACKTLDPRHFDESMVTEFMMWMKGRELAASTQEKYLQILERYLRLFGNDVIGIMRGNPRYRFPKSPRDTPIDAMDRDELQEVIDATYNLVGWSGWVFRGVVCLAFGIGGRHKEVIDAEVQDLSLASEDFYVRHPKGEGSWGVPQWVDIIRKDMLPYLQEFWDERERMLAETGVTSDFLFVNPRTGLPYSEKSMRAIKKKVEEISGVRFKIKDMRSTFCSLTINDHMERLNATSEQMRHASPDMTRKHYLRINRKRAIKNGIGDSWKETEIK